From Brassica oleracea var. oleracea cultivar TO1000 chromosome C3, BOL, whole genome shotgun sequence, a single genomic window includes:
- the LOC106334760 gene encoding uncharacterized protein LOC106334760 isoform X5: MLKEIVSVFGPLNAYRFVINNDLNQRCAFLEYIDGSVTPKACAGLNGMKLGGSVITAVCALPDSSSVASDENPPFYGIPEHAKPLLGKPKHILKLKNLVDPEDLPLLSVPEMKEILEDVRLECARFGVIKSINIVKHESKDISGSNTDASLNQESKEMNVSVIQEKDEISEKVDDTADNVDSGEVVRSDSSTGADKFCEPCSVTALETISQANEDRDSTEQGNSEKLVGESEAAIPQEEVGSARAQDDAEIPQEEVGSARGQDDPEIPQEDVGSVRAQDEPENQLEVGSARAVKTRWDSGDKIEEEQDPEDVFEPGCIFIEYGRPEATRVAAHSLHGRLYDNRIVKAEYVSKELYKIRFPRG, encoded by the exons ATG CTAAAGGAGATTGTCAGTGTCTTTGGACCTTTAAATGCATACCGGTTCGTGATCAACAATGATCTCAATCAGCGATGCGCTTTCCTAGAG TACATTGATGGATCTGTTACCCCCAAAGCTTGTGCCGGCCTTAATGGTATGAAGTTAGGTGGCAGTGTAATAACTGCCGTTTGTGCACTTCCTGATTCGTCATCTGTAGCG TCTGATGAGAATCCACCATTCTATGGGATACCTGAGCATGCAAAACCACTTCTTGGCAAACCTAAGCATATCCTAAAGCTTAAGAACTTG GTTGACCCAGAAGATCTGCCATTGCTGTCTGTGCCAGAAATGAAAGAAATTCTGGAGGATGTACGGCTCGAATGTGCCAG GTTTGGTGTTATTAAGTCGATAAACATCGTGAAACATGAGAGCAAAGATATTAGTGGCTCAAACACAGATGCATCGTTGAACCAAGAATCTAAAGAAATGAATGTGTCAGTGATTCAGGAGAAAGACGAGATATCCGAGAAAGTGGATGACACTGCAGATAATGTAGATTCTGGAGAAGTTGTAAGGTCAGACAGTTCGACGGGTGCAGACAAGTTTTGTGAACCGTGCTCAGTTACTGCGCTTGAGACAATCAGTCAAGCAAATGAAGATCGCGACTCTACCGAACAAGGAAATTCTGAGAAGCTTGTCGGGGAAAGTGAGGCAGCGATTCCGCAAGAAGAAGTAGGATCAGCTCGTGCTCAAGACGATGCAGAGATTCCACAAGAAGAAGTAGGATCAGCACGTGGTCAAGATGACCCAGAGATTCCGCAAGAAGACGTAGGATCAGTTCGTGCACAAGATGAGCCAGAGAATCAGCTAGAAGTAGGATCAGCTCGTGCCGTGAAGACGAGATGGGATAGTGGCGACAAGATAGAGGAAGAACAAGACCCGGAGGATGTCTTTGAGCCGGGCTGTATCTTCATTGAGTACGGAAGACCAGAAGCCACACGCGTTGCAGCTCATTCCTTGCACGGACGGCTCTACGACAACAGGATTGTGAAAGCGGAATACGTTTCTAAAGAGCTTTACAAAATCAGGTTCCCACGTGGGTAG